The Kordia sp. SMS9 genome window below encodes:
- a CDS encoding HAD family phosphatase gives MLQGVLFDMDGVIVDTEPLHHKAYHQMFDEVGIEVSPALYESFTGQSTINICKRLCDHFELKQAPESLMFKKRNNFKYLFANDDSLQLIDGVFDIIKEYYEKELKLVLASSASMMTIDNVFERFDLNQYFIAKFSGADLQQSKPHPEIFEKAAFATGYERTNCMVIEDSTNGIKAANAAGIFCVGYDSHHSKNQDYTIANMVISDFQEIQHDKMQEVFKGM, from the coding sequence ATGTTACAAGGCGTTTTATTTGATATGGATGGTGTAATTGTAGATACCGAACCATTACACCACAAAGCATATCACCAAATGTTTGATGAAGTTGGAATTGAAGTTTCTCCTGCGTTGTACGAGTCGTTTACGGGACAATCAACCATCAATATTTGCAAACGTTTGTGTGATCATTTTGAATTAAAACAAGCACCAGAAAGCTTAATGTTTAAAAAACGCAACAACTTTAAGTATCTATTTGCGAACGATGACAGCTTGCAATTGATTGATGGCGTATTTGACATTATTAAAGAATATTACGAAAAAGAACTCAAGTTGGTATTGGCTTCTTCCGCTTCTATGATGACGATTGACAATGTTTTTGAACGATTTGATTTGAATCAATACTTCATTGCAAAATTTAGCGGTGCAGATTTACAACAATCCAAACCACATCCAGAAATCTTTGAAAAAGCAGCTTTTGCTACGGGTTATGAACGTACAAATTGTATGGTGATTGAAGATTCTACCAACGGAATCAAAGCTGCCAACGCTGCGGGAATTTTTTGTGTAGGGTATGACAGTCACCATTCCAAAAACCAAGATTATACTATTGCCAATATGGTCATTTCAGACTTTCAAGAAATTCAACATGATAAAATGCAGGAAGTGTTCAAAGGAATGTAA
- a CDS encoding DUF1801 domain-containing protein: MHPIRAIHPDFEHFLQLKPKACIEHFIDIRNFILALYPEANELLYHTHALTAVFSISEKLSDGFCMIPIYTNHLNLGFHKGTLLDDPSQVLKGTGKFIRHIPIASPTDYRNTTVETLLKNAIEFAISDLKKPSETTSKTISKIKK; encoded by the coding sequence ATGCATCCTATCCGAGCCATCCATCCTGATTTTGAACACTTCTTACAGTTAAAACCCAAAGCGTGTATTGAACATTTTATAGATATTCGAAATTTTATTTTAGCATTATATCCTGAAGCCAATGAACTTTTGTATCACACACATGCACTTACCGCAGTTTTTTCAATTTCTGAAAAGCTTTCGGATGGATTTTGCATGATTCCGATATATACGAACCATTTAAATTTAGGATTTCATAAAGGAACACTTTTAGACGATCCTTCTCAAGTATTGAAAGGCACTGGAAAGTTTATTAGACACATTCCTATTGCTTCTCCAACCGATTACAGAAATACAACAGTGGAAACATTGCTAAAAAATGCAATCGAATTTGCCATTTCAGACCTAAAGAAACCCTCTGAAACAACTAGTAAGACAATTTCTAAAATAAAGAAGTAA
- a CDS encoding pyridoxal 5'-phosphate synthase: MNPFQKFTTWLTEECKSHNLRFPAACCFSTIGVDGYPNARFVSLKEVTDDGFIITGTLSSQKGVEITQKPTAALTFWWTATERQVRIQGDLVEISETQAERYFSQRNRDSQLVSTVFNQGEKIVSFDMMKAQFKQQKEALQDASIEKPENWSGICILPKRIEFMDFKVSRLHERTIFEKQHERWEIYCIQP, encoded by the coding sequence ATGAATCCTTTTCAAAAATTTACAACTTGGCTTACAGAAGAGTGTAAAAGTCATAATTTGCGTTTTCCCGCCGCATGCTGTTTTTCTACAATTGGCGTTGATGGCTATCCGAATGCGCGCTTTGTTTCACTGAAAGAAGTTACAGACGATGGCTTTATAATTACAGGCACACTTTCCTCCCAAAAAGGAGTTGAAATTACACAAAAACCAACAGCTGCATTGACATTTTGGTGGACAGCAACCGAACGACAGGTTCGGATACAAGGCGATCTTGTTGAGATTTCAGAAACACAAGCCGAACGATATTTTAGCCAACGAAATCGTGATTCACAATTGGTTTCTACTGTTTTTAACCAAGGAGAAAAGATAGTGAGTTTTGACATGATGAAAGCTCAATTTAAACAACAAAAAGAAGCTTTACAAGATGCTTCTATTGAAAAACCCGAAAATTGGAGTGGAATTTGTATTCTACCCAAACGTATTGAATTTATGGACTTTAAAGTCAGCAGGCTCCACGAACGAACCATTTTTGAAAAGCAACATGAACGTTGGGAAATCTATTGTATTCAACCGTAA